The genomic interval AACGCTGAAGATAGCGGTCATTGTACCGTTGCCCTCGCCGTTCCCCGTGCGTTCCAGAACTTTTGTCAGATGAGAAAAGACGCTGGGCGTATAACCTTTCGTCGTTGGAGGCTCTCCTATTGCCAATCCCACTTCCCGCTGAGCCATCGCGAAACGGGTGAGTGAATCCATCAGGAGCAGCACGTCAGCGCTCTTGTCCCTGAAGTACTCGGCGATCGCAACCGTCAGGAAGGCGGCTCTTACACGTATCAGCGGAGGCTGATCAGAGGTAGCCACTATCACCACCGAGTGCCGGAGGCCCTCGCCGAGGTCACGTTCCAGAAATTCCCTCACTTCCCTTCCGCGCTCGCCGATGAGGCCGATAACATTGACGCTCGCTTCAGTATGTCTGGCAATCATACCGAGCAGCATACTCTTGCCCACTCCCGAACCTGCGAATATGCCTATACGCTGCCCGCGTCCGCAGGTGAGCAGGCCGTTGAGAGCCCGCACCCCGAGGTCGAGGGGTGCAGCTATCATTTTCTTCCGCAGCGGGTTGACCGTCTCCCTGTAGATGGGTACGTACTCTGTGCTATCCAGCTCTCCTTTGCCATCCATGGGCATACCGAGCCCGTCGATCACTCTTCCCAGAAGTCCCGGACCTATACCCATGTTGACCACGCTCTTCTTCGAGATGATCTTCGAACCTACGCCCACGCCCCGCAACTCGCCGAGGGGCATGAGCAGTGTTTTTCCCTCTCTGAATCCCACCACTTCAGCGTTGATAGGAGGTCTGCCGTCGGTCGGGTAAATCAGCGCAGCATCTCCTACGGACGAGACCGGGCCCTTGCCTTCGATTACCAACCCCA from Syntrophorhabdales bacterium carries:
- a CDS encoding FliI/YscN family ATPase; the protein is MTVEEEERLRSIKERLATFYPYQMYGKVSQVVGLVIEGKGPVSSVGDAALIYPTDGRPPINAEVVGFREGKTLLMPLGELRGVGVGSKIISKKSVVNMGIGPGLLGRVIDGLGMPMDGKGELDSTEYVPIYRETVNPLRKKMIAAPLDLGVRALNGLLTCGRGQRIGIFAGSGVGKSMLLGMIARHTEASVNVIGLIGERGREVREFLERDLGEGLRHSVVIVATSDQPPLIRVRAAFLTVAIAEYFRDKSADVLLLMDSLTRFAMAQREVGLAIGEPPTTKGYTPSVFSHLTKVLERTGNGEGNGTMTAIFSVLVEGDDLDDPIADASRAVLDGHVVLSRKLADANQYPAIDVLRSVSRTMKDIVGLEQLQFANRITEVLSEYERAEDLINIGAYNPGSNKKIDYAISMMDRVKTFLTQRVDEKVTIDKTLDSMKLLFYA